A window from Flavobacterium gyeonganense encodes these proteins:
- the nhaA gene encoding Na+/H+ antiporter NhaA has translation MKLTKTFNAFFENEKSSGLLLLFVTVLSLTIANLSSSTEYIAFWEKDLGGHSITHWINDGLMTIFFLLIGLELEREIYHGELSSIKNASLPIIAAFGGMLIPAALFLALNYGTETQNGAGIPMATDIAFAIGILSLLGNKVPVSLKVFLTALAVIDDLGAIIVIAIFYTSTIAFFNLGIALGIWILLFILNRMKIHNLIPYLIGGFIMWYFMLSSGVHATITGVILAFVIPFGDGSEKTSSYKLQHFLHKPVAFFILPLFAVANTCIIIESDWHQGINHPNTFGIILGLVVGKPLGILLFSFIGVNSGLCVLPKKLKWTHILGAGMLGGIGFTMSIFITFLAFKDPETIIFSKIAILIASLLSGIFGFIYLKYILAQKNT, from the coding sequence ATGAAATTGACCAAGACCTTTAACGCCTTTTTTGAAAACGAAAAATCAAGTGGACTGTTGTTGTTATTTGTGACTGTTCTTTCACTTACAATTGCTAATTTATCATCTAGCACAGAATACATTGCTTTTTGGGAAAAAGATCTGGGCGGACATTCCATCACACACTGGATTAATGACGGATTAATGACAATATTTTTTTTACTGATTGGATTGGAACTGGAGCGTGAAATATACCATGGTGAATTATCCAGCATAAAAAATGCGTCATTACCAATAATAGCAGCATTTGGAGGAATGTTAATTCCTGCGGCATTATTTTTGGCTTTAAATTACGGAACTGAAACACAAAACGGAGCAGGAATACCAATGGCCACAGATATTGCATTTGCAATCGGAATTTTATCGCTTTTAGGAAATAAAGTCCCTGTATCATTAAAGGTGTTCTTAACAGCATTGGCAGTCATTGATGATTTGGGAGCCATAATAGTTATTGCTATTTTTTATACCTCTACTATAGCTTTTTTTAATCTTGGAATAGCACTTGGAATCTGGATTCTCTTATTTATTTTGAATCGAATGAAAATCCATAATCTAATTCCTTATTTGATTGGGGGATTTATTATGTGGTATTTTATGCTTAGTTCTGGAGTACACGCCACCATTACAGGGGTAATCCTAGCTTTCGTAATTCCCTTTGGGGATGGAAGCGAAAAAACATCATCGTACAAGTTACAGCATTTTCTACACAAACCTGTTGCCTTTTTTATATTACCCTTATTTGCTGTTGCCAATACATGTATTATTATAGAGTCTGATTGGCATCAAGGCATCAACCACCCCAATACCTTTGGTATCATTTTAGGATTGGTTGTTGGAAAACCTTTGGGCATCCTACTCTTTTCTTTTATTGGAGTAAACTCTGGCCTATGTGTTTTACCCAAAAAATTAAAATGGACTCATATTCTGGGTGCCGGAATGTTGGGCGGCATTGGTTTTACGATGTCTATCTTCATTACATTTTTAGCATTTAAAGATCCTGAAACCATTATTTTTTCGAAAATAGCCATTCTGATTGCATCACTGCTTTCAGGGATTTTTGGATTTATTTATTTGAAATACATTTTAGCGCAAAAAAACACTTAG
- the proC gene encoding pyrroline-5-carboxylate reductase — protein MKVHIIGGGNLGVSVAVGIAKFSKNNEVTVTRRNTASIQYLTELGITVSSDNKHNIQEADVVILTVKPYQVDTVLAEILPVISGKTIASAVSGLSLEMLQSKTNNEFPVVRIMPNIAAQFGESATCISFPEKDKEKALPIVDLFHDLGTAPVIDEKLMDAATVLGACGTAYALRYIRASMQAGIEIGFDSQTALAIAAQTAKGAAKMLLEEKVHPEQLIDRVTTPQGCTIVGLNEMEHNGFSSSLIKGIKTSLKQIKGLLK, from the coding sequence ATGAAAGTACATATTATTGGAGGAGGAAACCTCGGGGTTTCTGTTGCCGTTGGGATTGCCAAATTTTCTAAAAACAATGAGGTTACTGTTACCAGAAGAAATACTGCGAGTATTCAGTATTTAACAGAATTAGGAATTACAGTTTCATCTGATAATAAGCATAATATTCAGGAAGCCGATGTGGTTATTCTGACTGTAAAACCGTATCAGGTAGATACTGTTCTGGCAGAGATTTTACCAGTAATTTCAGGAAAAACTATAGCATCTGCAGTAAGTGGTTTGTCTTTGGAAATGCTTCAGTCAAAAACGAATAATGAATTTCCGGTTGTGAGAATCATGCCGAATATAGCAGCTCAGTTTGGTGAGTCAGCGACTTGTATTTCATTTCCTGAAAAAGATAAGGAAAAAGCTTTACCAATTGTAGATTTGTTTCACGACTTAGGAACTGCTCCCGTAATTGATGAGAAACTAATGGACGCAGCGACTGTTTTAGGCGCCTGTGGTACGGCTTATGCTTTAAGATATATCCGTGCTTCAATGCAGGCAGGAATCGAAATTGGATTTGATTCTCAGACGGCTTTGGCCATTGCTGCACAAACTGCAAAAGGAGCCGCAAAAATGTTATTAGAGGAAAAAGTTCATCCTGAACAATTAATCGACCGTGTTACTACGCCTCAGGGATGTACAATCGTAGGTCTTAATGAAATGGAACACAATGGTTTCAGTTCGTCTTTGATCAAAGGAATCAAAACTTCTTTGAAACAGATTAAAGGACTTTTAAAATAA
- the mgtE gene encoding magnesium transporter, translating into MEFKVSKELIQQLEEHIVNKNDNELEVLLNDLHHADIAEILDELDFDDATYIFKVLDSDKTAEILLELEDDLRENILSRLSPKEIAEELDELETNDAADIIAELSQEIKAEVISELIDVEHAKDIVDLLRYDENSAGGLMGKELVKVNENWNVLTCVKEMRIQAENVSRVHSIYVVDDENRLKGRLSLKDLLTSSTKTQIGDVYIRKLNFVNVDTEDVEVARIMQKYDLEAIPVVDELGRLVGRITIDDIVDVIKDEADKDYQLAAGITQDVESNDSVLELTKARLPWLLIGMVIEIVASFVLKGNEQTFQKYSTLIIFVPLLSATAGNIGVQASAIVVQGLANGTLKDFSRGYFSKEISVSMISGSIISLLLLGYHSIMYQQYLVGLAISISMIVVILFAATLGTLVPLFLHKNKIDPAIATGPFITTTNDVFGIMLYFGVAKLILGF; encoded by the coding sequence ATGGAGTTCAAAGTTAGCAAAGAATTAATCCAGCAATTAGAAGAGCATATTGTAAATAAAAATGACAATGAACTTGAAGTTTTATTGAACGATTTGCACCATGCCGATATCGCCGAAATCCTGGATGAACTGGATTTTGACGATGCAACCTATATTTTTAAGGTTTTAGATAGTGATAAAACCGCTGAGATTCTTCTTGAATTAGAAGATGACCTGCGAGAGAATATCTTAAGCCGACTCTCACCAAAAGAAATCGCCGAAGAGCTTGATGAGCTTGAAACGAATGATGCAGCAGATATTATTGCCGAACTTTCGCAGGAAATTAAAGCTGAGGTAATCTCAGAATTAATTGACGTTGAACACGCAAAAGATATTGTTGATTTGTTGCGTTATGACGAAAATTCTGCGGGAGGTCTGATGGGTAAAGAGCTCGTAAAAGTAAACGAGAACTGGAATGTGTTGACCTGCGTGAAAGAAATGCGTATTCAGGCCGAAAACGTATCCAGAGTACATTCGATTTATGTGGTTGATGATGAAAACCGCTTAAAAGGAAGATTATCTCTAAAAGATTTACTGACTTCTTCGACCAAAACCCAAATTGGAGATGTGTATATCCGAAAACTGAATTTTGTAAACGTAGATACCGAAGATGTTGAGGTAGCCCGTATTATGCAAAAATACGATTTGGAAGCGATTCCGGTTGTAGATGAGCTTGGACGTTTAGTGGGAAGAATTACAATTGATGATATCGTAGACGTAATCAAAGACGAAGCTGATAAAGATTATCAATTGGCAGCAGGTATTACCCAGGACGTTGAATCAAATGACAGTGTTTTAGAATTGACAAAAGCCCGTTTGCCATGGCTTTTAATTGGTATGGTTATCGAAATTGTGGCTTCTTTTGTTTTGAAAGGAAATGAACAGACATTTCAAAAATATTCGACTTTAATCATTTTTGTTCCTTTACTTTCTGCAACGGCAGGAAATATTGGTGTTCAGGCGTCGGCAATCGTGGTTCAGGGTTTGGCAAACGGTACTTTGAAAGATTTTAGCAGAGGATATTTTAGTAAAGAAATCTCAGTTTCAATGATATCTGGAAGTATTATTTCATTGCTTTTATTAGGGTATCATTCGATTATGTACCAACAGTATTTAGTTGGGCTGGCCATTTCGATTTCAATGATTGTGGTAATATTATTTGCTGCAACATTAGGAACCCTTGTACCGCTTTTTTTGCATAAAAATAAAATAGATCCCGCTATCGCGACAGGACCATTTATCACCACAACCAACGATGTATTTGGAATTATGCTCTATTTTGGAGTAGCCAAATTGATTCTGGGTTTTTAA
- the rsmA gene encoding 16S rRNA (adenine(1518)-N(6)/adenine(1519)-N(6))-dimethyltransferase RsmA — protein MEKVKAKKHLGQHFLKDESIAKAIADTLSLKGYDEVLEIGPGMGVLTKYLLDKEVTTRVIEIDTESVAYLDANYPKLKDKIISEDFLKYNINQIYENKQFAIIGNFPYNISSQIVFRTLEFRDQIPEFSGMFQKEVAERICEKKGSKTYGILSVLAQAFYDTEYLFTVDENVFIPPPKVKSGVMKMTRKEDYSLPCGEKLFFTIVKTAFQQRRKTLRNSLKTLNLSDNLREDTIFDLRPEQLSVDEFIVLTQKIEADGVQS, from the coding sequence ATGGAAAAAGTAAAAGCCAAAAAACATTTAGGACAGCACTTCCTTAAAGACGAAAGCATCGCAAAAGCAATTGCGGATACGTTGAGCTTAAAAGGATATGATGAGGTTTTAGAAATAGGACCAGGGATGGGTGTGCTTACTAAATATTTACTTGACAAGGAGGTAACCACACGAGTAATTGAGATTGATACTGAATCTGTTGCATATCTCGACGCCAACTATCCAAAATTAAAAGATAAAATCATTTCAGAAGACTTTCTGAAATACAATATAAACCAGATTTACGAAAACAAGCAGTTTGCCATAATTGGTAACTTTCCTTATAACATATCTTCTCAGATTGTCTTCAGGACATTAGAATTCAGAGATCAGATTCCGGAATTTTCCGGCATGTTTCAAAAGGAAGTTGCAGAGCGAATCTGCGAGAAAAAAGGATCAAAAACCTACGGAATTCTGTCTGTACTGGCACAGGCTTTCTATGATACTGAGTATTTGTTTACTGTTGACGAAAATGTTTTTATTCCTCCGCCCAAGGTGAAATCGGGTGTGATGAAAATGACCCGAAAGGAAGATTACAGCCTTCCTTGCGGTGAAAAGTTGTTTTTTACGATAGTGAAAACGGCTTTTCAGCAAAGACGAAAAACATTACGTAACAGTTTGAAAACATTAAATTTATCAGATAATTTGCGGGAAGATACTATCTTTGATCTTCGACCAGAGCAACTTAGCGTTGATGAGTTTATTGTTTTGACTCAAAAAATAGAAGCCGATGGAGTTCAAAGTTAG
- a CDS encoding DUF4286 family protein produces the protein MIIYNVTTNIHESVHDQWLNWMQEKHIPEILATNKFSSARIVKVLVEEEMGGVTYSVQYTTDSKDTLEKYYLEDQPKFDREALELFADKMLSFRTELQVISEHYDFDFKS, from the coding sequence ATGATTATTTACAACGTTACCACCAATATACACGAAAGCGTTCATGACCAATGGTTAAATTGGATGCAGGAAAAACATATTCCTGAAATTCTGGCTACAAATAAGTTTTCATCGGCACGAATTGTAAAAGTTCTGGTTGAAGAAGAGATGGGCGGAGTTACTTATTCTGTACAATACACAACAGACAGTAAGGATACTTTAGAAAAATACTATTTGGAGGATCAACCAAAATTTGATAGAGAAGCTTTAGAATTGTTTGCGGATAAGATGCTTTCTTTCAGAACAGAATTGCAGGTTATTTCAGAACATTACGATTTCGACTTTAAGTCTTAA
- a CDS encoding tetratricopeptide repeat protein, which produces MKNICIYIVLLWSSFTFCQNEQLAQYYYDKGDFEKAKISYEQLLNASPSNTQYFLRTVESYQQLQQFANAEKMIQDRYNRYKQGVFLVELGYNFQLQKNESKAKNYYDQAIEKIKTNPNDVYGVGNSFEKKVLLEYALKAYQTAMQVQPNYNFNFQIGMLYGQLGKTDLMIDLLLTESFKNPQNTNLIQTQLSRFMNGETDNTSFKDAMRKALILKTQQDQDVFWNHYLSWFYVQQKEFAKAFIQEKAIYKRESESLISIVNLSQFALNEDDTETAAEILNFILQNTKDQDLLIRTNASLMQIKIDKASEIDYPAINTELEHLLATYGVSPFTLSLQIIQAHFLAFNLKKTEEGKTIIKKALELNLNEYQKADAKMELGDILLLEEKFNQALIYYSQIQLDLKNDVMSHEASLKAAKTSYFKTDFEWALKQFKELKSANTQLIANDALEYFLLINDNTVADSTQTALKQFAKGDFLLYQNKKQEAITQFQNILKSFKGQEIEAVTMLRLGKIYESLKDYNSALSQYQQVIDHHSNGIYVDEALFFAAEIYNDELKETEKAKPLYEKVIFNHQDSIYFVDARKKYRELRGDKNL; this is translated from the coding sequence ATGAAAAACATCTGTATCTATATCGTTTTGTTGTGGTCTTCCTTTACATTTTGCCAAAATGAGCAGCTCGCTCAGTATTATTACGATAAAGGCGATTTCGAAAAAGCAAAAATCAGTTATGAACAGCTTTTAAATGCTTCACCATCTAATACACAGTATTTTTTAAGAACAGTTGAATCGTATCAGCAATTGCAGCAATTTGCTAATGCTGAAAAAATGATTCAGGATCGGTATAATCGTTACAAACAAGGTGTTTTTTTAGTAGAATTGGGTTATAATTTTCAATTGCAGAAAAACGAATCGAAAGCCAAAAATTACTACGATCAGGCTATTGAAAAAATCAAAACGAATCCTAATGACGTTTATGGAGTCGGGAATTCTTTTGAGAAAAAAGTTTTATTGGAGTATGCTTTAAAAGCCTATCAAACTGCGATGCAGGTACAGCCGAATTACAATTTTAATTTTCAGATTGGAATGTTGTACGGACAGTTGGGAAAAACGGATCTGATGATTGATCTTTTGTTGACTGAATCTTTTAAAAATCCACAGAATACGAATCTGATTCAGACACAATTATCGCGGTTTATGAATGGTGAAACTGATAATACTTCTTTTAAGGATGCGATGCGGAAAGCTTTAATCCTGAAAACACAACAAGATCAGGATGTATTCTGGAATCATTATCTGAGCTGGTTTTATGTGCAGCAAAAAGAATTCGCAAAAGCTTTTATTCAGGAAAAAGCGATTTACAAACGTGAATCGGAATCTTTAATAAGCATTGTAAATTTAAGTCAGTTTGCACTAAATGAAGATGATACTGAAACAGCGGCAGAAATTTTAAATTTTATTCTGCAGAATACAAAAGATCAGGATTTGCTGATCCGTACGAATGCGAGTCTGATGCAGATTAAAATTGATAAAGCATCAGAAATAGATTACCCTGCAATTAATACTGAGTTAGAACATTTGCTTGCAACTTATGGAGTAAGTCCTTTTACCTTATCTTTGCAAATAATTCAGGCGCATTTCCTGGCTTTCAATCTGAAAAAGACAGAAGAAGGAAAGACCATTATAAAAAAAGCTTTAGAACTCAATTTAAACGAGTACCAGAAAGCAGATGCGAAAATGGAACTGGGTGATATTTTGCTTTTGGAAGAAAAGTTTAATCAGGCACTGATTTACTATTCGCAAATTCAGTTGGATTTAAAAAATGATGTAATGTCGCATGAAGCAAGTTTAAAAGCGGCCAAAACAAGTTATTTTAAAACCGATTTTGAGTGGGCTTTAAAACAATTCAAAGAATTGAAATCGGCCAATACACAATTAATAGCGAATGATGCCCTGGAATATTTTTTACTGATCAATGACAACACAGTTGCCGATTCGACACAAACTGCTTTGAAGCAATTTGCCAAGGGTGATTTTCTGCTTTATCAGAATAAAAAACAGGAAGCTATTACACAATTTCAAAACATTCTAAAGTCATTTAAAGGACAGGAAATCGAAGCTGTAACAATGTTGCGTTTAGGGAAAATCTATGAAAGTCTGAAAGATTATAATTCGGCTTTAAGCCAATATCAGCAAGTGATTGACCATCATAGCAATGGAATTTATGTAGATGAAGCACTGTTCTTTGCTGCAGAAATTTACAACGATGAACTGAAAGAAACAGAAAAAGCAAAACCTTTGTATGAGAAGGTAATTTTTAATCATCAGGACAGTATTTACTTTGTTGATGCAAGAAAAAAATACCGCGAATTGAGAGGAGATAAAAATTTATAA
- the serS gene encoding serine--tRNA ligase, with protein MLQIAFIRENQEKVIRALAKRNIDAKSVVEEVVQLDENRRAAQVELDNTLSESNKLSKDIGELMKAGEKAKAAILKEKTVSLKEKSKELGEKAEALAAELTNKLYTLPNLPADIVPEGKTPDDNLNVFEEGDIPVLHEGAQPHWELVKKYDIIDFELGVKITGAGFPVYKGKGARLQRALINYFLDKNTDAGYNEVQVPHLVNEASGYGTGQLPDKEGQMYHATVDDLYLIPTAEVPVTNLFRDVILNESDLPILHTAYTPCFRREAGSYGAHVRGLNRLHQFDKVEIVRVEHPDKSYEALDGMVEHVKNILQELKLPYRILRLCGGDMGFTSALTYDFEVFSTAQDRWLEISSVSNFETFQANRLKLRFKDKDGKNQLAHTLNGSSLALPRVLAGILENYQTPEGIVIPEVLRPYCGFDIIN; from the coding sequence ATGTTACAAATCGCATTTATTAGAGAAAATCAGGAGAAAGTAATCAGGGCTTTAGCAAAACGAAATATCGATGCTAAAAGCGTTGTGGAAGAAGTGGTGCAACTAGACGAAAACCGTCGAGCTGCTCAGGTAGAATTAGACAACACTTTATCTGAATCTAATAAATTGTCCAAAGATATAGGCGAATTAATGAAAGCTGGCGAGAAAGCCAAAGCGGCAATCTTAAAAGAAAAAACGGTTTCATTAAAAGAAAAAAGCAAAGAACTGGGTGAAAAAGCAGAAGCTTTAGCAGCTGAGCTGACCAATAAATTATACACTTTGCCAAATCTTCCGGCTGATATTGTTCCAGAAGGAAAAACGCCGGATGACAATCTAAATGTTTTTGAAGAAGGAGATATTCCGGTTTTACATGAAGGTGCACAGCCACACTGGGAACTGGTAAAAAAATACGATATCATCGATTTTGAACTGGGTGTAAAAATTACCGGAGCAGGTTTCCCGGTTTACAAAGGAAAAGGTGCCCGTTTACAGCGTGCCCTGATCAATTATTTTTTAGATAAAAATACAGATGCAGGTTACAACGAAGTTCAGGTGCCGCATTTGGTAAATGAAGCCTCTGGTTACGGAACAGGACAGTTACCGGATAAAGAAGGGCAGATGTACCATGCAACTGTTGATGATTTGTATTTAATTCCGACAGCTGAGGTTCCGGTTACAAATTTATTCCGTGATGTGATCTTAAACGAAAGTGATCTTCCGATTCTTCACACGGCTTATACACCATGTTTCCGTCGTGAAGCAGGTTCATACGGAGCACACGTACGAGGATTAAACCGTTTACACCAGTTTGATAAAGTAGAGATTGTACGTGTTGAGCATCCTGATAAATCTTACGAAGCCCTTGACGGAATGGTTGAGCATGTAAAAAACATTTTGCAGGAATTGAAATTACCATACAGAATTCTGCGTCTTTGCGGTGGCGATATGGGTTTCACTTCAGCATTGACGTATGATTTTGAAGTGTTTTCAACGGCTCAGGACCGTTGGTTAGAAATTAGTTCTGTTTCTAATTTCGAAACATTTCAGGCAAACCGCTTGAAATTACGTTTCAAAGACAAAGACGGAAAAAATCAGCTGGCTCACACACTTAACGGAAGTTCATTAGCCCTTCCACGTGTTTTAGCCGGAATTTTAGAAAATTACCAAACACCGGAAGGAATTGTAATACCTGAGGTTTTACGCCCTTACTGCGGATTTGATATTATAAACTAA